The following proteins come from a genomic window of Candidatus Bathyarchaeum sp.:
- a CDS encoding PQQ-binding-like beta-propeller repeat protein gives MLNAFKKSKLSTIALVLMITLSTLMIALPTASAQATHKQAYPYIGAIPNPVGVNQMVLLHIGITDSTQTTEDGFENLTVTVTDPEGNTQTLGPYTTDSTGGTGDVFTPSMAGTYQLVTNFPAQWYNYTGTYYGMPVTYATYYEEAHSDVLELIVEDVQVEYYPAASLPEEYWTRPIDSQLREWNTIAGNWLMTPDNLYAQYNDDAPNTVHILWRKTLTTGGLVGGELGDHSFETGDAYEGFWSNSVVVAGKLYYNKYKSGYPTQEVVAVDLHTGEELWCKTLGNNEQVAYGQTFFWSSYNYHGTFDYIWTLDSAPGIMGLSSTNWHAYDPINGELVYSMEGVPGGHLVVGPNGEFLIYTVGSGYMTMWNSTHVVSDSGSWMAGFSGAGFGTYNASAGYQWNVTIPTDLVGTAHAVVGDRIIGVDVGSTFVQDSDGTPIEMWALDISEGNEGEVLFDTTWTPPAGGNLSFLWSAASFEDGVFVISAKESRTHYAFDIDTGDLAWSTDPQFYMDMWVENAFINLGVNIAYNKLFSVGYGGTVYCYDITDGSLLWTYDAVDTYSEILWGNSWPLDTLFFADEKVYIAHSEHSPLDPKARGAPFICLDANTGDEVFRVDGIVRSTVWGGDAVIGDSIIATMNTYDQQIYAFGKGASQLTAEIQNNVVSLGSVALVTGTVMDVSPGTNEAGLAIRFPDGVAAISDADMGDWMKYVYQQAARPDDAEGVEVVLSAVTPDGNCIDIDRTTSDSYGNWALAFTPEMEGTYTIIATFEGSEGYYGSTQTTYLNVGPAPTAATPIDNEPVDEPVDTEEPTGFVISTELAIIAAVAVAAVIGVAAYFLLKRK, from the coding sequence ATGTTAAATGCATTTAAAAAATCTAAACTTTCTACTATCGCTTTGGTACTAATGATTACACTATCAACTCTAATGATTGCTCTGCCAACCGCTAGTGCTCAAGCAACACACAAACAAGCCTATCCCTATATTGGTGCAATTCCTAACCCTGTCGGTGTAAATCAAATGGTTTTGTTGCACATTGGTATAACCGATTCAACACAAACCACGGAAGACGGTTTTGAAAACCTAACCGTAACCGTCACTGACCCCGAAGGAAACACCCAAACTCTTGGACCCTATACCACAGACTCAACTGGTGGAACTGGTGATGTGTTCACTCCTAGTATGGCAGGAACATATCAGCTGGTAACAAATTTCCCTGCACAATGGTACAACTACACTGGAACCTACTATGGAATGCCAGTTACCTATGCAACTTATTATGAAGAAGCTCACAGTGACGTTCTAGAACTCATCGTTGAAGATGTGCAAGTAGAGTACTACCCAGCAGCAAGTCTTCCTGAAGAATACTGGACTCGACCAATCGATTCCCAACTTCGTGAATGGAATACAATTGCTGGAAACTGGTTGATGACTCCTGACAACTTGTATGCACAATACAACGACGACGCACCAAACACTGTCCATATTCTGTGGCGAAAGACACTAACAACCGGTGGGCTTGTTGGCGGTGAACTAGGAGACCACTCCTTTGAAACTGGTGACGCATACGAAGGATTCTGGAGCAATTCAGTAGTCGTTGCTGGCAAACTTTACTACAACAAATACAAGAGCGGCTATCCAACTCAGGAAGTCGTTGCAGTAGACCTTCACACAGGTGAAGAACTATGGTGCAAGACTCTGGGTAACAACGAACAAGTAGCCTATGGTCAAACCTTCTTCTGGAGTTCATACAACTACCACGGAACCTTTGACTACATCTGGACACTTGACAGTGCCCCTGGCATAATGGGACTTTCATCCACTAACTGGCACGCATACGACCCAATCAACGGTGAACTAGTTTACAGTATGGAAGGTGTGCCCGGAGGCCATCTAGTAGTTGGTCCAAACGGTGAATTCTTGATATACACTGTAGGCTCTGGTTACATGACTATGTGGAACTCCACTCATGTAGTATCTGATTCAGGAAGCTGGATGGCTGGATTCTCAGGTGCTGGTTTTGGAACATACAATGCTTCAGCAGGTTATCAATGGAACGTAACCATCCCAACTGATTTAGTTGGAACTGCTCACGCAGTTGTAGGCGACCGAATCATCGGTGTTGATGTTGGTTCAACTTTTGTTCAAGACTCAGACGGTACACCCATTGAAATGTGGGCACTTGACATTTCTGAAGGCAACGAAGGAGAAGTCCTATTCGACACAACTTGGACTCCACCTGCAGGCGGTAACTTGAGCTTCCTTTGGTCTGCTGCAAGCTTTGAAGATGGCGTGTTTGTTATTTCTGCAAAAGAATCACGAACTCACTACGCTTTTGACATCGACACTGGCGATTTAGCATGGTCAACTGATCCTCAATTCTACATGGACATGTGGGTCGAAAACGCCTTCATTAACCTTGGAGTTAACATCGCATACAACAAACTGTTCTCTGTTGGTTATGGTGGAACCGTATACTGTTACGACATTACCGACGGCAGCTTACTATGGACTTACGACGCAGTGGACACTTACTCAGAGATTCTCTGGGGCAACAGCTGGCCACTTGACACACTGTTCTTTGCTGACGAAAAAGTCTACATTGCTCACTCTGAACACTCACCCCTTGATCCTAAAGCACGAGGTGCACCCTTCATCTGTTTAGATGCAAATACTGGTGACGAAGTCTTCCGCGTTGACGGAATTGTCCGATCAACAGTATGGGGAGGCGACGCAGTCATTGGTGACAGCATCATCGCAACCATGAACACCTACGACCAACAAATCTATGCTTTCGGAAAAGGCGCAAGCCAACTTACAGCTGAAATCCAGAACAATGTTGTTTCCCTAGGAAGCGTTGCATTGGTTACTGGAACTGTGATGGATGTTTCTCCAGGCACAAACGAAGCTGGTTTGGCAATCCGATTCCCAGATGGCGTTGCTGCAATCTCTGACGCCGACATGGGCGACTGGATGAAATACGTCTACCAACAAGCTGCTCGACCAGATGACGCAGAAGGTGTTGAAGTAGTCTTATCTGCAGTCACTCCTGACGGCAACTGCATTGACATCGACCGAACAACAAGCGACTCTTACGGAAATTGGGCATTGGCCTTTACTCCAGAAATGGAAGGCACATACACCATCATTGCAACCTTTGAAGGCTCTGAAGGATATTATGGCTCAACCCAGACAACATACCTCAACGTTGGTCCAGCACCAACAGCAGCAACCCCAATCGACAACGAACCCGTAGATGAACCAGTAGACACCGAAGAACCAACCGGATTCGTAATCAGCACAGAACTAGCAATCATCGCAGCAGTTGCAGTAGCAGCAGTAATCGGCGTAGCCGCATACTTCCTGCTAAAACGCAAATAA